In a single window of the Bradyrhizobium erythrophlei genome:
- a CDS encoding AAC(3) family N-acetyltransferase, with product MSRVVRSTIKRLAQKLVGQSDVRGFARKQQLWLSKKIYRRPVSIAEFRQQLIDLGVTPGRTLWVQSSWNEFYNVPLRPSEMIELMRDLLGPGGTLAMPAFPIDANPDKLFLVDRAPVYTGLLCEVFRRTPDVRRSIHLSSSVCAVGPNADFLVKDHHHTLMPWGQDTPFCRLGEMDARMLGIGAGFNFMTPLHAAECLLFDEVPFFRQVFDGTIKYRWKTASGETGEHEYRRRTGDIRPQRLRRHFGPDICVDAKISNLRILAADARPFIERAVTLGRNGITMYIQPVPRPELFVSSKGSTT from the coding sequence ATGTCTCGTGTCGTCCGCAGCACCATCAAGCGCCTTGCCCAAAAGCTTGTGGGACAAAGCGACGTGCGCGGCTTCGCGCGCAAACAACAACTGTGGCTTTCGAAAAAAATCTATCGGCGCCCGGTTTCGATCGCAGAGTTCCGTCAGCAATTGATCGATCTTGGAGTGACGCCTGGAAGGACGCTCTGGGTGCAGTCGTCATGGAACGAGTTCTATAACGTCCCTCTTCGCCCCAGCGAAATGATCGAGCTGATGCGCGATCTGCTCGGCCCCGGCGGAACGCTGGCCATGCCGGCGTTTCCGATCGATGCGAATCCCGACAAGCTCTTTCTCGTCGACAGGGCACCGGTTTACACAGGCTTGCTGTGCGAAGTCTTTCGCCGCACCCCGGACGTTCGCCGAAGCATACATCTCAGCTCGTCGGTATGCGCGGTGGGCCCCAACGCAGATTTTCTGGTGAAAGACCACCATCACACCCTCATGCCTTGGGGGCAGGATACGCCGTTCTGCCGCCTTGGCGAGATGGACGCGCGAATGCTTGGAATCGGCGCCGGCTTCAATTTCATGACGCCCCTGCATGCCGCGGAATGTTTGCTTTTCGATGAGGTCCCGTTCTTTCGGCAGGTGTTTGACGGCACCATCAAATATCGCTGGAAAACAGCCAGCGGCGAGACCGGCGAGCACGAATACAGGCGACGGACGGGCGATATCAGGCCCCAGCGGCTGCGCCGCCATTTTGGCCCGGATATCTGCGTCGACGCGAAAATATCGAACTTGAGGATACTGGCCGCCGACGCCAGGCCGTTTATCGAGCGGGCCGTCACGCTTGGTCGCAACGGCATTACGATGTATATCCAGCCGGTTCCAAGGCCGGAGCTTTTTGTCTCTTCGAAGGGATCGACGACCTGA
- a CDS encoding MaoC/PaaZ C-terminal domain-containing protein, translating to MTDAPLASRSFSPDDQIAFARLSSDWNPMHLDQAFARRTQFGAPVVHGIHTLAWAANTLLARFPLKIATIRARFPQPLYLDERATISIRARTDARIEFEVVAANTVVAHAKLSTVPGKSVAENARLAASKTVQPAQPADLRFEQLADRAGAVTIGDDDAKSLFPALTESIGLPAVKALLATSQIVGMACPGLHSLFAGLEVSCDPQGDREGFLAYAVRKVDARFRSLQIDVSGSGIAGRLDAFARPAPPSQAAMVEISPRVAGAPFAGQRSLIVGGSRGLGEVTAKIVAAGGGHAVITYHESPHDAERVATEIVGAGGRCEILRYDAASPANEQLHKLGAIDCCYYFATPKIFQRKSGLYEPEKLRTFLSFYADGFFDLCTALADGTAGKLVVFYPSTVAIDEAASTTAEYAMAKTAGEILAKYVNEFMPGLHVICRRLPRILTDQTATVGVASADNALDVMLPIVYDVQQMARPDPAPRG from the coding sequence ATGACCGACGCGCCGCTCGCGAGCCGCAGCTTCAGCCCGGACGATCAAATCGCCTTCGCCCGGCTCTCTTCCGACTGGAATCCGATGCATCTGGATCAGGCGTTCGCACGGCGCACCCAGTTCGGCGCGCCGGTGGTGCACGGCATTCATACGCTCGCCTGGGCAGCCAATACGCTGCTGGCGCGCTTTCCCCTGAAGATTGCAACCATCCGCGCCAGATTTCCGCAGCCACTCTATCTCGACGAACGCGCGACCATCAGCATTCGCGCGCGGACGGATGCGCGAATCGAATTCGAGGTCGTTGCCGCCAACACGGTGGTTGCACATGCCAAGCTGTCGACGGTGCCTGGAAAATCCGTGGCCGAAAACGCGCGGCTGGCAGCGTCGAAAACCGTCCAACCTGCACAGCCCGCCGATCTTCGATTTGAGCAACTGGCCGATCGTGCCGGCGCGGTTACGATCGGCGATGACGACGCCAAATCGCTGTTCCCGGCGCTGACCGAGTCGATCGGCCTTCCCGCCGTGAAAGCGCTGCTGGCGACCTCGCAAATCGTGGGTATGGCGTGCCCGGGACTTCACTCGCTGTTTGCCGGTCTCGAGGTGAGTTGCGACCCGCAAGGCGATCGCGAGGGCTTTCTCGCCTATGCCGTCCGCAAGGTCGACGCGCGATTTCGGTCGCTGCAGATCGACGTGTCGGGCTCCGGCATCGCGGGCCGGCTCGATGCGTTTGCCCGCCCGGCACCGCCGTCCCAGGCCGCCATGGTTGAAATTTCTCCGCGGGTCGCCGGAGCTCCGTTTGCCGGCCAGAGATCGCTCATCGTCGGCGGCTCGCGCGGTCTTGGCGAGGTAACAGCGAAAATCGTCGCGGCCGGCGGCGGCCATGCCGTTATCACGTACCACGAAAGCCCGCATGATGCCGAGCGGGTCGCAACCGAAATTGTCGGCGCCGGCGGCCGATGCGAAATCCTGCGCTACGACGCCGCCTCGCCGGCGAACGAGCAGCTGCACAAACTCGGCGCGATCGACTGCTGCTACTACTTCGCGACTCCGAAGATATTCCAGCGCAAGTCGGGCTTGTACGAGCCGGAGAAGCTGCGCACGTTCCTGAGCTTCTATGCGGACGGCTTCTTTGACCTTTGCACCGCGCTGGCTGACGGCACGGCCGGAAAATTGGTCGTGTTTTATCCGTCGACCGTCGCGATCGATGAGGCCGCCAGCACGACGGCAGAATACGCCATGGCGAAGACGGCCGGGGAAATCCTGGCGAAGTACGTCAACGAATTCATGCCCGGCCTCCACGTGATATGCCGCCGCCTGCCCCGAATCCTGACCGATCAAACCGCCACGGTCGGCGTTGCCAGCGCCGACAACGCGTTGGACGTGATGCTGCCTATTGTATATGACGTGCAGCAGATGGCCCGGCCCGATCCGGCACCGCGCGGCTGA
- a CDS encoding acyl carrier protein, translated as MAHAPEKLTSFGAILARVQDVFRAELDDEELVIGPDTSQRNLKTWDSLAHIRLVSGIENEFDFQFNLTEIEQIMSVRQFVQLIEERSR; from the coding sequence ATGGCGCACGCGCCCGAAAAACTGACTTCATTTGGCGCCATCCTTGCCAGGGTTCAGGATGTTTTCCGCGCCGAGCTCGACGATGAAGAACTGGTGATTGGGCCAGACACCAGCCAGCGAAATCTCAAGACCTGGGACAGCCTGGCGCATATCCGGCTGGTGAGCGGCATCGAGAACGAATTTGATTTTCAATTCAATCTCACCGAGATCGAGCAAATCATGTCGGTACGGCAGTTCGTTCAACTGATTGAGGAACGCTCCCGGTGA